A part of Cardinium endosymbiont of Dermatophagoides farinae genomic DNA contains:
- a CDS encoding ankyrin repeat domain-containing protein, with protein MSQQQNHQTINCPLCRKGLSEDMIQKIVSGATTPTMSAFSTLNAVKQEDMPKLKFLLEKGGNPNEATISNVALEEAVRQSNYEMVSLLLDYGANPIYQDPGTNNTPLHYAADNMLFKGTSQDISDKIFIALIKHGAMVNSKNVECKTPRDRVCTSDDPLFVLTEAGGIRSGYFDDIQPAFGLSGSKS; from the coding sequence TTGAGCCAACAACAAAATCATCAAACCATTAACTGTCCTCTTTGCCGTAAGGGTCTATCAGAAGATATGATTCAAAAAATAGTTTCTGGTGCTACTACTCCAACCATGAGTGCATTCAGTACGTTAAATGCAGTTAAGCAAGAAGATATGCCAAAGTTAAAGTTTTTATTAGAAAAAGGTGGCAATCCAAATGAGGCAACTATTTCCAATGTTGCTTTAGAAGAGGCTGTTCGTCAGTCTAACTATGAGATGGTTTCTTTGTTATTGGACTATGGTGCTAATCCTATATACCAAGACCCTGGAACAAATAATACGCCTTTGCATTATGCAGCAGATAATATGCTTTTCAAAGGAACTAGCCAGGATATATCTGACAAGATATTCATAGCCCTTATCAAACATGGTGCTATGGTAAATAGTAAAAATGTGGAATGTAAAACACCTAGGGATCGTGTGTGTACGTCTGATGATCCTCTATTTGTTTTAACAGAAGCTGGCGGTATTCGTTCAGGCTATTTCGATGATATTCAACCTGCATTTGGCTTGTCAGGAAGTAAAAGTTAA
- a CDS encoding recombinase family protein, translating to MFIRAYLRASVEDQFADRTKEMLEQFVQERGHKIASYYRENISGTKLERPELGRLLMDSHRNDILLVEQIDRLTRLSNSDWLTLKKQIEHHELRIVSLDIPTSWQVLSDKEPSQNDPVTRAVISAINNMLMDLMAAMSYKDWLSRQQRQKQGIERARQEGKYRGKQADHERHQKVIYYRSVKKLSIQDTAQATGYSASQVCRIQKLYFVNNEKSNAKHF from the coding sequence ATGTTCATCAGAGCTTATTTGAGAGCTTCAGTAGAAGATCAGTTTGCAGATCGAACAAAAGAAATGCTCGAGCAGTTTGTTCAGGAGAGAGGACACAAAATCGCTAGCTACTACCGAGAAAATATCAGCGGAACAAAACTGGAAAGACCAGAACTGGGACGATTACTAATGGATAGTCACCGAAATGATATTCTACTAGTAGAACAAATAGATCGGCTGACCAGACTTAGTAACAGTGACTGGCTAACACTCAAAAAGCAGATTGAACATCATGAATTGAGAATTGTAAGCCTGGACATCCCAACTTCATGGCAGGTTTTGTCTGACAAAGAACCATCACAAAATGATCCAGTAACTCGTGCTGTGATTTCTGCCATCAATAATATGCTCATGGATCTAATGGCCGCAATGTCGTATAAGGATTGGTTGAGCCGTCAGCAACGGCAAAAACAGGGAATCGAAAGAGCACGTCAAGAGGGTAAATATCGTGGAAAACAGGCTGATCATGAGCGTCATCAGAAGGTAATATATTATCGAAGTGTTAAAAAACTAAGCATTCAAGATACCGCACAAGCTACCGGGTACAGCGCTTCGCAGGTATGTCGTATTCAGAAATTGTACTTTGTAAACAATGAAAAAAGCAATGCTAAGCACTTTTAA
- a CDS encoding type IV secretory system conjugative DNA transfer family protein — MDKNLFWVLSKNEIDLNINDNITPTIICIGNFPPAKSAFSPVISLLITICFKSMYGHNRTKNFVAIDELPTLYIPGLSEVPATARKYGISTISCIQSNAQLEDTYGNIGAKKIQGTLSNRFIGNCGVESSRYASSIFGKEEHTIRSTSSSETCHSNTQGYHTTQGENITIHEQELIKPNEFSSFDVGFFAGKVVESDSVFFQEQFKEVSSYDKHFKNELLKDLPDVTKVSNEDIIANQRKIEEEIDLLLEYM, encoded by the coding sequence ATTGATAAGAACTTATTTTGGGTATTGAGTAAAAATGAAATAGATTTAAATATCAACGATAATATTACTCCAACCATAATTTGTATAGGTAACTTCCCACCTGCCAAATCAGCTTTCAGTCCAGTGATATCCCTTCTGATTACCATATGTTTTAAATCTATGTATGGGCACAATAGAACGAAGAATTTTGTGGCCATAGATGAGCTACCTACCTTATACATCCCAGGCTTATCAGAAGTCCCAGCTACGGCAAGAAAGTACGGTATTAGTACCATTTCTTGCATACAATCGAATGCCCAACTAGAGGATACCTATGGAAATATAGGTGCTAAAAAGATACAAGGGACCCTAAGCAATCGATTTATAGGCAACTGTGGTGTGGAGTCTTCTAGATATGCCAGTTCCATCTTTGGTAAGGAAGAACATACGATCAGGTCTACAAGTTCCTCAGAAACCTGTCACAGTAATACTCAAGGTTATCATACTACGCAAGGTGAAAATATCACTATACATGAGCAAGAATTGATAAAACCTAATGAGTTTTCAAGTTTTGATGTAGGATTTTTTGCAGGGAAAGTAGTAGAAAGTGATAGCGTATTTTTTCAGGAACAGTTTAAGGAGGTATCGTCCTACGATAAACATTTTAAAAATGAGCTGTTAAAAGATTTACCAGATGTTACAAAGGTTAGTAATGAAGATATTATAGCTAATCAAAGGAAAATAGAAGAAGAGATAGATCTACTTTTGGAATATATGTAG